A DNA window from Bdellovibrio sp. BCCA contains the following coding sequences:
- the mtaB gene encoding tRNA (N(6)-L-threonylcarbamoyladenosine(37)-C(2))-methylthiotransferase MtaB, translating to MDHSLKYQVHTFGCKVNTYDAGLIQKNLNANGFAPVVSGQKDARIHVLNTCAVTAEATKEAVRYIRRLKVKDPFCTVVVTGCAAQVDTGSFSSLPGADLIVANSHKGSLPELLTKHFRGELTEKVFKSNIFKKEDLEAGGGIEKSHTRTFLKIQDGCNSFCTYCIIPYARGKSRSIPVVDLVQRINDLYAEGSREVVLTGVHIGDYEDEVGGKKYVMEDLIENLLAKTKVPRFRLASLEPVEVSERLLELYQDKRMCPHFHMSIQSANTDVLFHMKRKYTQDDVRKSLNAIAERVPGSFVGMDVITGFPTETDEQFEDTYKTLAELPWTKLHVFPYSERQGTRAAAMDVSVYPHIRAERAARLRDLSIARYEEQAKLQLGTIKKVLILKNAAKGGQGLSHDYWPVDISGAESFLEHWAGQEIDVKITGYDHSNKQHMEGHLIGEVLS from the coding sequence ATGGATCACTCTCTAAAATATCAAGTTCACACCTTTGGTTGTAAGGTGAATACTTACGACGCAGGTTTGATCCAGAAGAATTTAAATGCGAATGGTTTTGCTCCTGTGGTTTCAGGACAGAAAGATGCGCGCATTCATGTTCTTAATACTTGTGCAGTGACTGCCGAAGCGACGAAAGAGGCGGTTCGCTATATTCGTCGTCTTAAAGTAAAAGATCCGTTCTGCACTGTTGTTGTAACAGGTTGTGCAGCACAAGTTGATACCGGCTCCTTTTCAAGTTTGCCGGGCGCTGATTTGATTGTGGCAAATTCCCACAAAGGATCTTTGCCGGAGCTTTTAACAAAACACTTCAGAGGCGAACTCACTGAAAAAGTCTTTAAGTCCAATATCTTTAAAAAAGAAGATTTGGAAGCTGGTGGTGGTATTGAAAAATCCCACACACGCACGTTCTTAAAAATTCAAGATGGCTGCAATAGCTTTTGCACTTACTGCATTATTCCTTATGCGCGCGGGAAAAGCCGTTCTATTCCGGTGGTGGACCTTGTTCAGCGTATTAATGATCTCTATGCGGAAGGCTCCCGCGAAGTCGTATTAACGGGAGTTCATATCGGTGATTACGAAGACGAAGTCGGTGGCAAAAAATATGTTATGGAAGATTTGATTGAAAATCTTCTGGCAAAAACAAAAGTGCCGCGCTTCCGTTTGGCAAGCTTAGAGCCTGTCGAAGTTTCTGAAAGACTTTTGGAGCTTTATCAAGACAAACGCATGTGCCCGCATTTCCATATGAGTATTCAAAGTGCGAATACGGACGTGCTTTTCCATATGAAACGCAAGTATACGCAAGACGACGTTCGTAAATCTCTCAACGCTATTGCTGAGCGCGTTCCAGGTTCTTTTGTCGGAATGGACGTGATCACAGGTTTCCCGACAGAAACTGACGAACAATTTGAAGACACGTATAAAACTCTTGCAGAACTTCCTTGGACGAAGCTTCATGTTTTCCCTTATAGCGAAAGACAGGGAACTCGTGCGGCAGCCATGGATGTTTCGGTTTATCCTCACATTCGTGCAGAGCGCGCGGCTCGTTTACGCGATTTGAGTATTGCTCGTTACGAAGAACAAGCAAAACTTCAATTAGGAACAATTAAAAAAGTTTTGATTCTAAAAAATGCTGCCAAAGGCGGGCAAGGTTTAAGTCACGACTATTGGCCTGTCGACATTTCAGGAGCAGAAAGCTTCCTGGAGCATTGGGCGGGACAAGAAATTGATGTTAAAATCACGGGCTATGATCACTCTAATAAACAGCACATGGAAGGACACTTAATTGGCGAGGTTCTATCATGA
- the mnmA gene encoding tRNA 2-thiouridine(34) synthase MnmA, whose translation MSKGRVLVAMSGGVDSSAAAALLVEQGYEVIGATMQVWDYSTCDIEEGNGTCCSSIDVDDARAVADRLGIPFYVLNCEAKFRAAVIDPFLKAYLEGQTPLPCVNCNTYLKFDHLVKKMKELECDYLATGHYAKIVYDENGKAAIHTSTDDWKDQTYFLFTIDPELVPKLLFPVGDMKKPEVRAYSESRGLVTARKKDSQGICFVGNMGYQNFIKGQVDKTVLASKAGKIKRYPQGEVMANHDGIHNFTIGQSKGLGMDHHEKLFVIKIDAADNTVWVGDESHLFAHEVDVVDPKLLGEVQDGEFMSVKIRYQHKGSLAQVFKTETGYKLKFQEPQRAVTPGQAAVFYRDKELVGGGWITL comes from the coding sequence ATGTCTAAAGGGAGAGTCCTTGTTGCTATGAGCGGAGGCGTGGACAGTTCTGCCGCGGCTGCGCTCTTGGTCGAACAGGGTTATGAAGTGATCGGTGCTACGATGCAAGTGTGGGATTATTCCACATGCGATATCGAAGAAGGAAACGGCACATGCTGTTCTAGCATCGACGTGGATGATGCTCGTGCGGTTGCAGACCGTTTGGGAATTCCATTTTATGTTTTAAACTGCGAAGCGAAATTTCGCGCGGCTGTGATTGATCCATTCCTAAAGGCCTACTTGGAAGGACAAACGCCACTTCCTTGTGTGAACTGCAATACCTATCTAAAATTCGATCATCTTGTGAAAAAGATGAAAGAGCTTGAGTGTGATTACCTGGCAACAGGTCACTATGCAAAAATCGTTTACGATGAAAATGGCAAAGCGGCGATTCACACGTCCACGGATGACTGGAAAGACCAAACATATTTCCTTTTCACGATTGATCCAGAGCTTGTACCAAAACTTCTTTTCCCTGTGGGCGATATGAAAAAGCCCGAGGTGCGTGCTTACTCTGAAAGCCGCGGTCTTGTGACGGCTCGTAAGAAAGACTCCCAAGGCATTTGCTTTGTGGGGAATATGGGCTATCAGAATTTTATCAAAGGCCAAGTGGATAAAACGGTGTTGGCGTCTAAAGCCGGTAAAATCAAACGCTATCCTCAAGGTGAGGTGATGGCGAATCACGACGGCATTCACAACTTCACAATTGGACAAAGCAAGGGTCTTGGCATGGATCATCACGAAAAACTTTTCGTGATTAAAATCGATGCCGCTGACAACACGGTATGGGTGGGCGACGAAAGTCACTTGTTTGCTCACGAAGTGGATGTGGTTGATCCAAAACTTTTGGGTGAAGTTCAAGACGGCGAATTTATGAGCGTAAAAATCCGCTATCAACATAAAGGTTCTTTGGCGCAAGTCTTTAAAACAGAGACGGGCTATAAGTTGAAATTCCAAGAGCCACAAAGAGCGGTGACCCCAGGTCAAGCAGCTGTGTTCTATCGTGACAAAGAACTTGTGGGAGGCGGATGGATCACTCTCTAA
- the era gene encoding GTPase Era, with protein sequence MGYKAGFLGLIGQPNAGKSTLMNYLVDEKVSIVSAKPQTTRRRILGIWSTDQGQIVFVDAPGIIKADKGLNGFLAKEAEDVISESDALLAVISIDEQKPEDAEKVIELVSKSGKPWMGVITKADIEEKAHRVLILKKMIEEKGGKAMSVSVKDSEGDNEEREAMLIEFLELLPESPAPLYDTELYTNENVREMASEVIREKCFEILHQEIPYSLAVRIIKFDENAAPVPKIHAEIIVVKDNHKAIVIGKEAKVIKQIGMEARKEIEKLMGEKIFLDLQVISKPDWFENKRMMKELGYGTKSEG encoded by the coding sequence ATGGGATATAAAGCGGGATTTTTAGGACTCATCGGGCAGCCGAATGCTGGCAAAAGCACCTTGATGAATTACCTTGTAGATGAAAAAGTCTCTATCGTTTCGGCAAAACCTCAGACGACTCGTCGTCGTATCTTAGGTATTTGGAGCACGGATCAAGGACAAATCGTTTTTGTCGATGCTCCAGGAATTATCAAAGCAGATAAGGGCCTCAATGGTTTCTTGGCAAAAGAAGCTGAAGACGTGATTTCTGAATCCGACGCGCTTTTAGCGGTGATCAGCATTGATGAACAAAAACCGGAAGACGCTGAAAAAGTGATCGAACTGGTTTCTAAAAGCGGCAAACCTTGGATGGGCGTGATCACAAAAGCGGATATTGAAGAAAAAGCTCACCGCGTTTTGATTCTTAAAAAGATGATCGAAGAAAAGGGCGGTAAAGCCATGTCCGTATCTGTAAAAGATTCGGAAGGTGACAATGAAGAGCGTGAAGCTATGCTTATTGAGTTCCTTGAGCTTCTTCCTGAATCTCCAGCACCTCTTTACGATACAGAGCTTTACACAAACGAAAACGTGCGTGAAATGGCTAGCGAAGTGATTCGCGAAAAGTGTTTTGAGATTCTTCATCAAGAGATTCCGTACTCACTGGCTGTGCGTATCATAAAATTTGATGAAAACGCAGCGCCGGTTCCAAAGATCCATGCCGAGATCATCGTCGTGAAAGACAATCACAAAGCGATCGTGATTGGTAAAGAAGCAAAAGTGATCAAACAAATCGGAATGGAAGCACGTAAAGAAATTGAAAAACTGATGGGGGAGAAGATTTTCTTAGACCTCCAAGTGATCAGCAAACCAGACTGGTTTGAGAATAAGAGAATGATGAAGGAGTTGGGCTATGGAACAAAATCAGAGGGCTGA
- a CDS encoding sodium-dependent transporter, with translation MNKRGSWRTRFGFYLLAIGSACGLGNLWRFPYVVGENGGGAFILIYVFMALAIGAPMLIAELMVGKNSRRSVIVATQQLGQKAGRGFRWAGRFAVILSIVVLSYYAVISGWVLHFMTQFLISFFSPPEMVTAKTNLAALMSNGWLQLMLASAHLLITVVVVVKGVQEGLERWIGYTMPLFAVLVGILVVKSFSMPSTPEVLRFLFYPDFSKLTWSSLNHALGHVFFTLSVGFGTMVTFGSYMRESDHAPTAGFRVTLVDTAISLIAVVMIFPVAFQASNVPLTDPALMFEVLPKYLLGIRGGTLFGLAFFACLYMAALNASIGLLEVVVSNWVDAQKKMDRGRATWYSGIFALVLTILPALSSSVFKDIRVLGRSLIESLDSLLINWFLPMVALGILIAYNRGTTEKEKELSFVDKDKFVSYTMYPHWSFTLKWAAPAVIVLGLVLQVLGVFLK, from the coding sequence ATGAATAAACGCGGCTCGTGGAGAACTCGCTTTGGATTTTACCTTTTGGCCATTGGCTCTGCCTGTGGTCTGGGAAATCTATGGCGTTTTCCCTACGTGGTGGGTGAAAACGGAGGCGGGGCGTTTATCCTGATTTACGTTTTCATGGCTCTGGCGATTGGTGCGCCGATGTTGATTGCCGAATTGATGGTTGGTAAAAATAGCCGTCGTTCGGTGATTGTGGCGACTCAGCAGTTGGGTCAAAAAGCCGGTCGTGGTTTTCGCTGGGCCGGTCGCTTTGCGGTGATCTTAAGTATTGTTGTTTTGTCGTATTACGCCGTGATCAGTGGTTGGGTTTTACACTTTATGACGCAATTCCTGATTTCATTCTTTAGTCCTCCTGAAATGGTCACGGCAAAAACGAATCTTGCAGCATTGATGTCCAATGGTTGGTTGCAGTTGATGCTTGCCAGTGCGCATTTACTTATCACCGTGGTCGTTGTTGTGAAGGGTGTGCAAGAAGGTCTAGAGAGATGGATCGGTTACACGATGCCGCTCTTTGCAGTGCTTGTGGGAATTCTGGTCGTAAAATCTTTTTCGATGCCTTCTACACCAGAGGTTTTACGTTTTCTTTTTTATCCTGACTTTTCAAAATTGACTTGGTCTTCTTTAAATCATGCTTTAGGTCACGTGTTCTTCACTTTGTCTGTGGGCTTTGGAACCATGGTGACGTTTGGTTCGTATATGCGTGAGTCTGATCACGCGCCGACAGCGGGATTCCGTGTGACGTTGGTGGATACAGCGATTTCCTTGATCGCGGTCGTGATGATTTTTCCTGTTGCGTTTCAAGCGTCGAATGTGCCTTTAACAGATCCGGCTTTGATGTTTGAAGTTTTACCGAAGTATCTTTTAGGTATTCGCGGTGGAACATTATTTGGTTTGGCTTTCTTTGCGTGTCTTTATATGGCGGCACTGAATGCCAGCATCGGTTTGTTAGAGGTTGTCGTTTCAAACTGGGTGGATGCGCAAAAGAAAATGGATCGCGGCAGAGCAACTTGGTACTCAGGTATTTTTGCCTTGGTGCTGACGATTCTTCCGGCTCTTTCAAGCTCGGTCTTTAAAGACATTCGTGTATTAGGAAGATCGTTGATTGAGTCTTTGGATTCGTTGTTGATCAACTGGTTCTTGCCTATGGTGGCGTTGGGAATTCTTATCGCCTATAATCGTGGTACGACGGAAAAAGAAAAGGAGCTGAGCTTTGTCGATAAAGATAAATTTGTCAGCTATACAATGTATCCACACTGGAGTTTTACTTTGAAATGGGCTGCGCCAGCCGTGATTGTGTTAGGACTTGTTCTTCAAGTCCTTGGCGTTTTCTTAAAGTAG
- the der gene encoding ribosome biogenesis GTPase Der, which yields MEQNQRAEFSPKVAIIGRPNVGKSTLFNIITDSRKAVVKNQAGVTRDIIIEPVDIWGKQFDLIDTGGITEAGDIFSKLIREQVTEFLHSVDLIVAVMDGRAGLVPEDRDIIRVAKQTGKPFLLVINKVDKVFEEDMFKADFYEFGVDIIAASFEQRRGVGEILEWIVNQVPENPGTVKEGMNIAIVGKPNVGKSSICNCILGSNRMIVSDVAGTTIDSVDSPFIYNGAKYTLVDTAGLRKSARREEDLEIISAFKSQEAIRRADIVLLMVDGTIGPTDQDARIMQAILEDHKGVILVANKSDLGGKEVPEYRKTFREQVERVFHFFKDVHIVFTSAKTGQGIDDLFEMIAKVSGQMNFRVPTSELNDFFFETIRKAPAPVWGTTNVKFYYLTQTYQRPPAFIAFANHPDGVTNSYRRFLIKNIKERWDLHGLPIRIFCMKSRRGGGDNE from the coding sequence ATGGAACAAAATCAGAGGGCTGAGTTTTCGCCGAAGGTGGCGATTATCGGTCGTCCCAACGTAGGTAAGTCGACGTTATTTAATATCATTACTGACAGCCGTAAAGCCGTGGTGAAAAACCAAGCCGGAGTGACTCGTGATATTATCATCGAGCCTGTGGATATCTGGGGAAAACAATTCGATTTAATTGATACGGGCGGTATCACGGAAGCGGGAGATATTTTCTCTAAACTCATCCGTGAACAAGTCACAGAGTTTTTGCACTCTGTGGATTTGATCGTGGCGGTGATGGATGGTCGCGCAGGACTTGTGCCTGAAGATCGTGACATCATTCGTGTCGCGAAACAAACGGGAAAACCGTTTTTGCTTGTGATCAACAAAGTCGACAAAGTCTTTGAAGAAGACATGTTTAAAGCGGACTTCTATGAGTTCGGTGTCGACATCATCGCGGCTTCCTTTGAACAACGTCGAGGCGTGGGTGAGATCCTTGAGTGGATCGTAAACCAAGTTCCAGAAAATCCAGGAACAGTGAAAGAAGGTATGAACATCGCTATCGTCGGTAAGCCGAACGTTGGTAAGAGTTCTATCTGTAACTGCATTCTTGGTTCCAATCGCATGATCGTTTCTGATGTTGCGGGAACGACAATTGACTCTGTGGACTCTCCGTTTATTTATAATGGGGCAAAGTACACGTTGGTTGATACTGCAGGTCTTCGCAAATCAGCTCGTCGTGAAGAAGATCTAGAAATCATCTCAGCGTTTAAATCTCAGGAAGCCATTCGCCGTGCTGATATTGTTCTTTTGATGGTCGATGGAACTATAGGACCGACGGATCAAGATGCGCGCATCATGCAAGCGATCTTAGAGGATCACAAAGGTGTGATCTTGGTTGCCAATAAATCTGATCTTGGTGGTAAAGAAGTTCCAGAATATCGTAAGACTTTCCGTGAACAGGTTGAGCGCGTATTCCACTTCTTTAAAGACGTTCATATCGTCTTTACAAGTGCGAAAACAGGTCAAGGGATCGACGATCTTTTTGAAATGATCGCGAAGGTATCTGGTCAGATGAACTTCCGAGTTCCAACATCCGAGTTGAATGACTTCTTCTTTGAGACCATTCGTAAAGCTCCAGCTCCGGTTTGGGGAACAACGAATGTGAAGTTCTATTACCTCACACAAACTTATCAAAGACCTCCGGCATTTATTGCCTTTGCGAATCATCCTGACGGCGTGACGAATTCGTATCGTCGTTTCTTGATTAAGAATATCAAAGAGCGCTGGGATCTTCATGGTCTGCCAATTCGTATTTTCTGTATGAAGTCTCGTCGTGGTGGTGGAGATAATGAATAA
- a CDS encoding cysteine desulfurase family protein, translated as MIQSKVFHYFDHNATTPVCKEVLEALPELAKAWGNPSSIHWGGRQPKNILRDARKAVADAVGASSPLEIVFTSGGSEANNTVIKGLFDYYQTAQFLTPEQRLRTHYMCSAVEHPAVIKAMQHIQSLGARVDFIPVNRRGEIDLEFYQAHLSEETALVSVMFANNETGTLFPIKQMAEMAHKKGALFHTDAVQGFGKVPVNLQELGVDFASFSGHKFYSIKGSGFLYSKKGSNFSSLINGGGQERHRRGGTENTLGIGCLGVVAKRVGLIAEKAEALAKLRDHMEARILAEIPDVTVTAGETPRLPNTSSLVVKGADGETMLMSLDIKGYAVSTGAACSSGNPEPSPVLLAMGLTREEAQNSLRISLGWETTAEEVNGFIEALKVVVARLRSLNNNEGDSCHV; from the coding sequence ATGATCCAGTCAAAAGTGTTTCATTATTTCGACCATAATGCCACGACCCCTGTGTGCAAAGAAGTCCTTGAGGCTTTGCCAGAATTGGCGAAGGCGTGGGGCAATCCAAGTTCCATTCACTGGGGCGGTCGACAGCCGAAGAATATTCTTCGTGATGCAAGAAAAGCCGTGGCCGATGCGGTGGGCGCGAGCAGTCCGCTTGAAATCGTTTTTACTTCCGGCGGAAGTGAAGCAAACAACACCGTGATCAAAGGTCTTTTTGATTATTATCAAACAGCTCAATTCCTCACTCCCGAGCAACGTCTGCGCACGCACTACATGTGTTCAGCCGTTGAACATCCGGCCGTGATCAAAGCCATGCAGCACATTCAGTCTCTGGGCGCCCGCGTGGATTTTATTCCCGTGAATCGTCGCGGAGAAATTGATTTGGAATTTTATCAAGCGCACCTTAGCGAAGAAACCGCTTTGGTCTCTGTGATGTTTGCCAATAATGAAACAGGCACATTGTTTCCAATAAAACAAATGGCGGAGATGGCTCACAAAAAAGGGGCTTTGTTCCACACCGATGCCGTTCAAGGCTTTGGAAAAGTGCCGGTAAATTTGCAAGAGCTTGGGGTTGATTTCGCTTCTTTCTCGGGTCACAAATTTTATTCGATCAAAGGATCTGGATTTTTGTATTCAAAAAAAGGATCTAACTTTAGCTCTTTGATCAATGGTGGCGGTCAGGAACGTCACCGTCGTGGGGGGACTGAAAACACGTTGGGTATCGGTTGTTTGGGAGTGGTTGCAAAGCGGGTGGGTTTGATTGCGGAAAAAGCGGAAGCTTTAGCAAAACTTCGCGATCACATGGAAGCCCGCATTCTTGCTGAAATTCCGGACGTCACAGTGACAGCCGGTGAAACACCTCGTCTTCCTAACACAAGTTCTTTGGTGGTGAAGGGGGCTGACGGAGAAACAATGCTGATGTCTTTGGATATCAAAGGCTACGCAGTTTCTACGGGAGCAGCCTGTTCGAGCGGAAATCCAGAGCCCAGCCCTGTGCTTTTAGCGATGGGGCTGACTCGTGAAGAAGCGCAAAACAGTTTGCGCATCAGTCTTGGTTGGGAGACCACGGCTGAAGAAGTAAATGGTTTTATTGAAGCATTAAAAGTGGTGGTCGCAAGGTTGCGTTCACTGAACAACAATGAAGGAGACTCTTGTCATGTCTAA
- the rnc gene encoding ribonuclease III — protein sequence MKELEQRLGYQFKNAALLERALTHKSFANELKSPTEHNEKLEFLGDAVLDLVVGEFLFEKFPNDTEGGLSKKRASIVNEEVLSELALDMGLNKLMHLGKGETLTGGAQKPRLTASSFEAIVGALYLDGGFEVTKNFIRREFETLTARVCGSEDFEKDYKTRLQELVQKSLKETPKYEVLAEEGPPHDREFLVCVKVKEEVWAQGRGRSKKNAEQSAAKNALEVKCKETH from the coding sequence ATGAAGGAGTTAGAGCAGAGACTGGGATACCAGTTTAAAAATGCGGCTCTTTTAGAAAGAGCGCTCACTCATAAAAGCTTTGCCAATGAGCTTAAAAGTCCGACGGAGCACAATGAAAAGTTGGAATTCTTAGGCGATGCTGTTTTGGATTTAGTTGTCGGAGAATTTCTTTTTGAAAAATTCCCGAACGACACCGAAGGTGGTTTGTCTAAAAAACGCGCCAGTATCGTGAATGAAGAAGTTCTCTCTGAACTCGCACTCGATATGGGACTGAATAAGCTCATGCACTTAGGAAAAGGGGAGACCTTGACCGGAGGCGCGCAGAAGCCTCGTCTGACAGCCTCTTCATTTGAAGCCATTGTCGGAGCTTTGTATTTGGACGGTGGTTTTGAAGTGACGAAGAATTTTATTCGTCGCGAATTTGAAACTCTCACGGCGCGAGTTTGTGGCAGTGAGGATTTTGAGAAAGATTATAAAACACGCTTGCAGGAACTGGTGCAAAAGTCTTTGAAAGAGACTCCGAAGTACGAGGTTCTGGCGGAAGAAGGACCTCCTCACGATCGTGAGTTCTTAGTGTGTGTGAAAGTAAAAGAAGAAGTGTGGGCCCAGGGGCGCGGGCGCAGTAAAAAAAATGCGGAACAATCAGCAGCGAAAAACGCCCTGGAAGTTAAATGTAAGGAGACTCATTAA